In Hallerella succinigenes, the following are encoded in one genomic region:
- the pgk gene encoding phosphoglycerate kinase has translation MAKLSIEDLELAGKRVFIRVDFNVPQDKVTGEITNTKRIEAALPTIQYALDKGAAVILASHLGRPNGKVNAKFSLAPVAKKLEELIKKPVKFLNDCCGAEVEAECAKAQPGEIILLENLRFHIEEEGKAKVKNEDGTETKIKADPAAVEAFRASLSKLADVYVNDAFGTAHRAHSSMVGVNLPQKAAGFLMNKELKAFDKVLNNPPRPFLAILGGSKVADKILLINNLLDKADEIIIGGGMAFTFKKVIDGIEIGNSLFDEEGAKLVPELLEKAKKAGKKIILPVDYVAAEKFDAAAANKVVTDAEGIPAGWMGLDVGPKSTEIFCDAIKSAKTIVWNGPAGVFEFDAFAKATKAMADAIVEATAAGAITVIGGGDTATAAKKFGADKKVTHTSTGGGASLELLEGKVLPGVAFLTDK, from the coding sequence ATGGCCAAACTTTCCATTGAAGATCTTGAACTCGCTGGCAAGCGCGTTTTCATTCGCGTTGACTTCAACGTTCCGCAGGACAAGGTGACTGGTGAAATCACCAACACGAAGCGTATCGAAGCCGCTCTCCCGACCATCCAGTATGCTCTCGACAAGGGTGCTGCTGTGATTCTCGCTTCCCACCTCGGACGTCCGAACGGCAAGGTGAACGCTAAGTTCTCGCTCGCTCCGGTCGCAAAGAAGCTCGAAGAACTCATCAAGAAGCCGGTGAAGTTCTTGAACGATTGCTGCGGTGCAGAAGTCGAAGCAGAATGTGCCAAGGCTCAGCCGGGTGAAATCATCCTTCTCGAAAACCTCCGCTTCCACATCGAAGAAGAAGGCAAGGCAAAGGTCAAGAACGAAGACGGCACCGAAACCAAGATCAAGGCTGATCCGGCTGCAGTCGAAGCTTTCCGCGCTTCTCTCTCCAAGCTCGCAGACGTGTATGTGAACGACGCATTCGGCACCGCTCACCGTGCACACTCCTCCATGGTTGGTGTGAACCTTCCGCAGAAGGCTGCCGGCTTCCTCATGAACAAGGAACTCAAGGCTTTCGACAAGGTTTTGAACAATCCTCCGCGTCCGTTCCTCGCTATTCTCGGTGGTTCCAAGGTTGCTGACAAGATTCTCCTCATCAACAACCTCCTCGACAAGGCTGACGAAATCATCATCGGCGGCGGCATGGCTTTCACCTTCAAGAAGGTGATTGACGGTATCGAAATCGGCAACTCCCTCTTCGACGAAGAAGGAGCAAAGCTCGTTCCGGAACTCCTCGAAAAGGCTAAGAAGGCTGGCAAGAAGATTATTCTTCCGGTCGACTACGTTGCTGCTGAAAAGTTCGACGCCGCTGCCGCTAACAAGGTTGTGACCGATGCCGAAGGCATTCCGGCAGGCTGGATGGGTCTCGATGTGGGTCCGAAGTCTACGGAAATTTTCTGCGACGCGATCAAGTCCGCTAAGACGATCGTCTGGAACGGTCCGGCTGGCGTGTTCGAATTCGATGCATTCGCAAAGGCTACGAAGGCGATGGCTGACGCTATTGTCGAAGCGACTGCAGCTGGCGCAATCACCGTGATCGGTGGTGGCGATACGGCTACGGCTGCTAAGAAGTTCGGTGCAGATAAGAAGGTGACCCACACCTCTACCGGTGGTGGCGCTTCTCTCGAACTCCTCGAAGGCAAGGTCCTTCCGGGTGTTGCATTCCTCACCGACAAGTAA
- a CDS encoding SDR family NAD(P)-dependent oxidoreductase, producing the protein MKNYFDLTGRVALVTGCSTGLGVQMAKALANQGAKIVALARRKEKIEAVAKEIAETYGVETMAVQCDITDTDRVNAAVDEILVKFGRIDVLVNNAGTGAVAPAEDITDDQFNGELNVDLGGTFKVARAVAKKAMLPAKYGRIINIASMYGLVGNKICGSAPYHAAKGGVVNLTRALAAEWGSKGITVNAICPGYFYTPLTQETLDSDFFQQNAKTMIPAERYGNEGELDTAAIFLSSPASSYVNGIMVPVDGGYTCM; encoded by the coding sequence ATGAAGAACTATTTTGATTTGACTGGTCGTGTGGCTCTTGTAACGGGTTGCTCCACGGGGCTTGGAGTTCAGATGGCCAAGGCCTTGGCGAATCAGGGTGCAAAGATTGTCGCGCTCGCTCGTCGCAAAGAAAAGATTGAAGCGGTTGCAAAAGAAATCGCGGAAACCTACGGCGTCGAAACCATGGCTGTTCAGTGCGATATTACGGACACCGACCGCGTGAATGCGGCGGTCGATGAAATCCTCGTTAAGTTTGGCCGCATCGACGTTCTCGTGAATAACGCTGGCACGGGCGCAGTCGCTCCGGCAGAAGATATTACGGACGATCAGTTCAACGGTGAATTGAACGTGGATCTTGGCGGAACCTTTAAGGTCGCTCGCGCGGTCGCTAAAAAGGCAATGCTCCCGGCGAAGTACGGACGCATCATCAATATCGCTTCCATGTACGGCCTCGTCGGCAATAAAATCTGCGGTTCCGCGCCGTATCATGCTGCCAAGGGTGGCGTGGTGAACCTCACCCGCGCGCTCGCCGCGGAATGGGGCAGTAAGGGCATTACCGTAAACGCCATTTGCCCGGGGTATTTTTACACCCCGCTCACCCAGGAAACCTTGGATTCGGACTTCTTCCAGCAGAACGCCAAAACGATGATTCCGGCGGAACGCTATGGCAACGAAGGCGAACTGGATACCGCAGCCATTTTCCTTTCTTCTCCGGCATCGAGCTATGTAAACGGTATTATGGTGCCGGTCGACGGCGGTTACACTTGCATGTAA
- a CDS encoding acyl-CoA thioesterase: MHLAMEQIPNFVEYTKEFRVDDSMIDQNNHLNNVVCVEWIQDIAVEHSDVTGGTTRMRELGCAWMIRTQHVEYKAQAFLGDEIVGTTWVPEYSKVSTNRHSKFVRKSDGKEIFSAVTTWVLVDVKRGRPIAIPEDLKDYFRSR; the protein is encoded by the coding sequence ATGCATTTAGCCATGGAACAGATTCCGAATTTTGTGGAATATACCAAGGAATTTCGCGTAGACGATTCGATGATCGACCAGAACAACCATTTGAACAACGTTGTGTGTGTTGAATGGATTCAAGATATTGCCGTCGAACACTCCGATGTGACCGGTGGAACTACTCGGATGCGTGAACTTGGATGCGCCTGGATGATTCGAACGCAGCATGTGGAATATAAGGCACAAGCGTTTTTGGGCGATGAAATTGTCGGCACGACATGGGTCCCAGAGTATTCCAAGGTTTCCACGAACCGCCATTCGAAATTTGTTCGCAAATCGGACGGCAAGGAAATTTTTTCGGCGGTCACGACATGGGTTCTGGTCGACGTAAAGCGCGGACGCCCGATCGCCATTCCGGAAGATTTGAAAGATTATTTCCGTAGTCGGTAA
- a CDS encoding amino acid ABC transporter ATP-binding protein gives MEDHILEVRHLRKSFFDSKKKKKVQILKDISFDMKRGDVLSIIGPSGSGKSTLLRCIAQLETLDGGEVRVCNKNLVVPGSDPIRYAPKADLNEIRLSTGLVFQNFNLFPHLTVLQNITLAPIRVLKLEPHSARIRAMRLLKGMGLEDKARAFPCELSGGQQQRVSIARALAMNPKVLFFDEPTSALDPELTGEILKVIKALAKEEMTMVIVTHEMAFARDVANQVLFMDDGVVVEQGTPEYVFGQSKNERLQSFLSRFAHNP, from the coding sequence ATGGAAGATCACATTCTAGAAGTTAGACATCTCAGAAAGTCCTTTTTTGATTCCAAGAAGAAAAAGAAAGTTCAGATTCTGAAGGATATTTCGTTTGACATGAAGCGCGGCGACGTGCTCTCGATCATTGGCCCTTCGGGTTCGGGAAAGTCGACGCTTCTGCGCTGCATTGCGCAGCTCGAAACCTTGGACGGTGGGGAAGTTCGCGTTTGCAACAAGAACTTGGTCGTCCCCGGTTCAGATCCGATCCGTTACGCTCCCAAGGCGGATCTTAACGAAATTCGACTTTCTACGGGTCTCGTATTCCAGAACTTTAATCTGTTCCCGCACCTGACCGTGTTGCAGAATATAACGCTTGCCCCGATCCGCGTTTTAAAACTCGAACCGCACAGCGCCCGTATTCGCGCTATGCGCCTGCTCAAAGGAATGGGCCTTGAAGACAAGGCTCGTGCATTTCCGTGTGAACTTTCGGGCGGTCAGCAGCAACGCGTTTCCATTGCACGCGCGCTCGCGATGAATCCAAAGGTTCTTTTCTTTGACGAACCGACGAGTGCCCTTGACCCGGAACTCACCGGCGAAATTTTGAAGGTCATCAAGGCTCTTGCCAAAGAAGAAATGACGATGGTCATTGTAACGCACGAAATGGCCTTTGCCCGTGATGTGGCGAACCAGGTGCTGTTTATGGATGACGGCGTCGTGGTGGAACAGGGAACTCCGGAATATGTTTTTGGACAGTCCAAGAACGAACGCTTGCAATCCTTCCTTTCTCGTTTTGCGCACAATCCATAA
- a CDS encoding amino acid ABC transporter permease, whose product MISEIQNLLPILAQGFGTTLAIFGLTLFFSIPLGLLVAVLKMSKYKVIRYPVTFYISVMRGTPLLLQIVAIYFGTYYLSRSMNADLSFDRFPAVIFAFSVNYAAYFAEIFRGGIEAIPKGQYEAATMLGLTKVQTFFRIILPQVLKRVVPASANEVITLVKDTSLAQVIAVTELFALAKKQQAAYASIFPLFVAGIFYYVANLILSVFFSYLERKLNYYR is encoded by the coding sequence GTGATTTCCGAAATACAAAATCTGCTTCCGATTCTCGCACAGGGTTTTGGAACGACCCTTGCGATTTTTGGACTTACTCTTTTTTTCTCGATTCCGCTCGGTCTGCTTGTCGCAGTCCTCAAAATGTCGAAGTACAAGGTGATTCGTTATCCGGTCACCTTCTACATTTCCGTGATGCGCGGTACGCCTCTTTTGCTGCAGATTGTTGCGATTTACTTTGGAACGTATTACCTTTCGCGCTCGATGAATGCAGACCTTTCTTTTGACCGTTTTCCGGCGGTCATCTTTGCATTCTCGGTGAACTATGCCGCTTACTTTGCGGAAATCTTCCGCGGTGGAATTGAAGCCATTCCGAAGGGTCAGTACGAAGCGGCAACGATGCTTGGACTTACCAAGGTGCAAACCTTTTTCCGCATTATTTTGCCGCAGGTTTTAAAACGTGTCGTTCCGGCCAGTGCAAACGAAGTGATCACCCTTGTAAAGGACACTTCCCTTGCGCAGGTGATAGCAGTGACCGAACTTTTTGCCCTCGCCAAAAAGCAACAGGCCGCTTACGCAAGTATCTTTCCGCTGTTCGTCGCGGGCATCTTTTATTACGTGGCAAACTTGATCCTTTCGGTGTTCTTCAGTTATTTGGAACGCAAGTTGAATTATTACCGGTAG
- a CDS encoding amino acid ABC transporter substrate-binding protein, which yields MKKMLILLSAFVLFACNGEDSKKEQGDQSLEKVKQAGEFVLGLDDSFPPMGFRSKDNQIVGFDIDLATEVAARLGVKLRAQPISWDAKEQELNTGKIDCIWNGLSVDSSRAKAMNLTGAYLNNRMIFTVKDASLSTLASLAGKKIAVQNGSTAQKILDASNVGKAAAKILSFDDNQTALLDLDKGGVDAVFLDEIVAKYWITSNSKSFKVLSEGLSDEVYAVAFRKKDQKLRDTVDSLLSAMKADGKFAEISTKWFGK from the coding sequence ATGAAAAAAATGTTGATTCTTTTGTCTGCGTTCGTCCTTTTCGCCTGCAACGGCGAAGATTCTAAAAAAGAACAAGGCGATCAGTCTCTTGAAAAGGTCAAGCAGGCAGGTGAATTTGTGCTCGGCCTGGACGATTCTTTTCCGCCGATGGGATTCCGCAGCAAGGACAACCAGATTGTAGGTTTCGACATAGACCTCGCCACGGAAGTTGCAGCCCGCTTGGGTGTTAAGCTGCGCGCGCAGCCGATCTCCTGGGACGCCAAGGAACAGGAACTGAACACGGGTAAAATCGACTGTATCTGGAACGGTCTTTCGGTGGACAGCTCCCGTGCAAAGGCGATGAACCTCACCGGTGCTTACCTCAACAATCGCATGATCTTTACCGTCAAGGACGCCTCTCTTTCGACGCTCGCTTCTCTCGCCGGCAAAAAGATTGCAGTCCAGAACGGATCGACCGCTCAAAAAATCCTCGACGCATCGAACGTCGGCAAAGCCGCCGCGAAAATCCTTTCGTTTGACGACAACCAGACCGCTCTTCTCGACTTGGACAAGGGCGGCGTGGACGCGGTCTTCCTCGATGAAATCGTAGCGAAGTACTGGATTACTTCGAACTCCAAGAGCTTTAAGGTTCTGAGCGAAGGACTTTCCGATGAAGTTTACGCAGTCGCCTTCCGCAAAAAGGACCAAAAGCTTCGCGACACGGTTGACAGTCTTCTTTCGGCCATGAAGGCAGACGGCAAGTTTGCTGAAATTTCTACAAAGTGGTTTGGCAAGTGA
- a CDS encoding ABC transporter permease: protein MKNATWKIARHELGMILREPKFLIPFVLPPILLIVSQLVLLPGENDPMVFTRMMLICALLIAPMVVPLASDSFAGERERGSLELLMLLPVKPASIFYGKLLALIPLPLVFVVVAETAYVLATGFWDFGVYAKSILLGILTSFVFTGIALFISLRVKTARATNQIAHMFVFLLLILGNVFARAYYTISLAPVILTVAVAMTFAVASALSFKKFRLK from the coding sequence ATGAAGAATGCGACTTGGAAAATAGCGCGCCACGAACTGGGCATGATTTTGCGCGAACCGAAGTTCTTGATCCCTTTTGTTTTGCCGCCGATTCTTTTGATTGTGTCTCAACTTGTGCTGCTCCCGGGAGAAAACGATCCGATGGTCTTTACGCGGATGATGCTGATCTGCGCCCTTTTGATTGCCCCGATGGTCGTGCCGCTTGCGTCCGACAGTTTTGCGGGCGAACGTGAACGCGGATCTTTGGAACTGTTGATGCTTTTGCCGGTGAAGCCCGCGTCGATTTTTTACGGAAAACTGCTCGCGCTGATTCCGCTGCCGCTCGTGTTCGTGGTGGTTGCGGAAACGGCGTATGTGCTTGCGACGGGATTCTGGGATTTTGGCGTTTATGCAAAGTCTATCTTGCTCGGTATTTTAACGAGCTTTGTATTTACGGGAATTGCGCTCTTTATTTCGCTCCGAGTGAAAACAGCCCGTGCTACGAATCAGATTGCGCATATGTTCGTCTTTTTGCTTTTGATTTTAGGGAACGTTTTTGCCCGCGCCTATTACACGATTTCCCTTGCGCCGGTTATTTTGACCGTGGCGGTGGCGATGACGTTTGCCGTGGCTTCCGCGCTCTCGTTCAAAAAGTTCCGGCTGAAGTGA
- a CDS encoding ABC transporter ATP-binding protein: protein MRTVFQFSGLSYTYPKSDFLALDCVNLSLETGESLALLGPNGAGKTTLLRILCGRLAANSNALSIAEEFKNSDGGLDLSKCGILLENPGTYPKLSIAEYLKFFASFYNVKDVDSRIETLAQKLELPSVFTAMGTLSQGTRQKVQIARALIHRPRLLLLDEPVANLDPGAREAVWELLSDWKKQDGGTLLVSSHILSEMEHVATSYAILYKGKILRSEKMSELCTDEFILHVQLPEGTSTDAFKNGFPPNAKIAHVESGKASLESVYRGAIQTAEGNFGK from the coding sequence ATGCGGACCGTCTTTCAATTTTCCGGCCTTTCCTATACCTATCCCAAGTCCGATTTTTTGGCGCTGGATTGTGTAAATCTTTCCCTGGAAACAGGGGAATCCTTAGCGCTTCTCGGCCCGAACGGGGCTGGGAAAACGACGCTCCTTCGTATTTTGTGCGGACGCCTTGCGGCAAATTCGAACGCTCTTTCGATTGCAGAAGAATTCAAAAATTCAGATGGCGGTCTGGACCTTTCGAAGTGCGGAATTCTGTTAGAAAATCCGGGAACGTATCCCAAACTTTCGATTGCGGAATACCTGAAATTTTTTGCGTCTTTTTACAACGTAAAGGATGTGGATTCGCGAATCGAAACTCTCGCTCAAAAGTTAGAACTGCCGAGCGTCTTTACGGCAATGGGAACGCTTTCGCAAGGAACGCGTCAAAAGGTTCAAATCGCACGCGCCCTGATTCACCGTCCAAGGCTCTTGCTGCTCGATGAACCCGTGGCAAATTTGGATCCGGGCGCCCGTGAAGCGGTCTGGGAACTTTTATCCGATTGGAAAAAGCAAGACGGCGGAACGCTCCTCGTGAGTTCGCATATCCTTTCGGAAATGGAACATGTGGCAACGTCTTACGCGATTCTTTACAAGGGTAAGATTTTGCGCTCCGAAAAGATGAGTGAACTTTGCACCGATGAATTCATCCTGCACGTGCAGTTGCCGGAAGGCACATCGACGGATGCTTTTAAGAACGGATTTCCGCCAAACGCAAAGATTGCACATGTGGAATCGGGCAAGGCTTCGCTCGAATCGGTTTACCGTGGAGCGATCCAGACAGCGGAAGGAAATTTTGGCAAATGA
- the greA gene encoding transcription elongation factor GreA — MSDPISKEGFDKLMEEWKRLKFVERPEMQRQVGAAAAEGDRSENAAYTYGKMRLRDIDRRLRELDKILDHAKVVSTEAPADGSIRFGATVTLEDRKTRKKRVYTLVGVQEIDPLQGRISVSSPVGQALIGKKKGEIVPITVPRGAIEYSIIEIEYK; from the coding sequence ATGTCTGATCCAATTTCTAAAGAAGGTTTCGATAAACTGATGGAGGAATGGAAACGCCTCAAATTTGTCGAACGCCCAGAAATGCAACGCCAGGTCGGCGCTGCCGCCGCCGAAGGAGACCGTTCCGAAAACGCGGCCTACACCTACGGCAAAATGCGCCTGCGCGACATCGACCGCCGTCTGCGAGAGCTCGATAAAATTCTTGATCATGCGAAAGTCGTCTCCACCGAAGCCCCGGCCGACGGTTCTATCCGTTTTGGAGCAACGGTAACGCTCGAAGACCGCAAAACGCGCAAAAAACGCGTTTACACCCTCGTCGGCGTCCAAGAAATCGATCCGCTCCAGGGTAGAATCAGTGTAAGTTCCCCGGTGGGTCAAGCTTTGATCGGCAAAAAGAAAGGCGAGATTGTTCCTATCACGGTTCCCCGCGGTGCCATCGAATACAGCATCATCGAGATTGAATACAAATGA
- a CDS encoding TatD family hydrolase, translating into MNFVDSHCHMDAYTEKSGVEFDTWWNSVDPKPDALVHVSCEEPTFEYAKKISDQYPNVYASFGVHPLNADFYNERVEQELLKLWARPKTVGIGEIGFEYHYECASHKKQRAVFERQLEIGLPFQKVFVLHLREAEEDSLSVLRNANLKGATLHVHSCTTSAHFVDEVLKLPCRVYVGFTGILTFKSAADVREAASHVPLDRLLLETDSPYLAPVPHRGKVSHAGMIPDTGKVLAEVQGVPFEELMMTVRQNTRDCYGI; encoded by the coding sequence ATGAACTTCGTCGATTCCCACTGTCACATGGACGCCTATACGGAAAAATCCGGCGTTGAATTTGATACCTGGTGGAACTCGGTCGACCCCAAGCCCGATGCGCTCGTTCACGTTTCGTGCGAAGAGCCGACGTTTGAATACGCCAAGAAGATTTCCGATCAATATCCGAACGTTTACGCGTCTTTCGGCGTGCATCCGCTCAATGCGGATTTTTACAATGAACGCGTGGAACAGGAACTTTTAAAACTCTGGGCTCGGCCAAAAACGGTCGGCATCGGAGAAATCGGTTTCGAATACCATTACGAATGCGCAAGTCACAAAAAGCAGCGTGCAGTTTTTGAGCGCCAGCTCGAAATCGGTTTGCCGTTCCAGAAGGTTTTTGTTTTGCACTTGCGTGAAGCGGAAGAAGATTCGCTGTCCGTGTTGCGGAATGCGAACCTAAAGGGCGCGACTTTGCACGTGCACAGTTGCACGACCAGCGCCCACTTCGTCGACGAAGTTCTGAAACTTCCCTGCCGCGTTTACGTTGGGTTCACCGGAATCCTTACATTCAAAAGTGCGGCAGACGTACGCGAAGCGGCAAGCCACGTTCCACTCGACAGGCTTTTGCTCGAAACGGATTCGCCGTATCTTGCACCGGTTCCGCATCGGGGTAAGGTCAGCCACGCAGGAATGATCCCGGATACGGGAAAGGTTCTTGCCGAAGTCCAGGGGGTTCCCTTCGAAGAGCTGATGATGACCGTTCGACAGAACACGCGTGACTGCTACGGAATTTAA
- a CDS encoding T9SS type A sorting domain-containing protein, giving the protein MLKKFAIFSSVAFGLATSAQALIISKSGGWFETVYAQWAPVSGATRYNVYCDGTLIDDALVRTYSSYVRADIPGVTAGSHTIQVAAVTSGSETESASVTATAIAHDRAGFAFNNGHVPGAYNTDGTLKSGAVVIYVSENTKNTVTLDVQTKSNGTTTTCKSFQGILNCMKKGYETRPIDFRFIGNVTDSDSLVAGDMVIDLGSSETSYLTIEGIGEDATANGWGIRLKNAQNVEIRNLGIMNVDSDEGDDIGLQQNNAYIWVHNVDFFYGDAGSDADQAKGDGSLDCKKSTYITFSYNHFWDNGKSNLLGLSEGTYSYNSTDYYITYHHNWYDHSDSRHPRVRYYNAHVYNNYYDGNAKYGAGSTEGSSIFMEGNYFRNCKYPMLTSMQGSDLYAGTSTASNDNATFSKEDGGTIKAYNNYMTGTYTFIPYGASSYVNKGSMETASSMGVATTTDFDAYVVANKSTTVPSSITSKQGGHYYSNFDTDSKMYAYTAESPENAKTTVESYAGRMNGGDFDWAFTDADDESYAVNTALKSALQSYTGSVKSIQGDGEVVITSSNSTGSSSSATSSSSSVSSSSSKTSSSSTVSSSSVATSGTITGDIVHNFTEDGVESDVFEIMGSLSTTKGSVTYDGETLTRCLKMESSTSITFTLSTSGTMRLVFLESFTGAVKVDDTKYTATAGIATVDLAAGSHTITKADVSFLFLIVIDLDENGSSSASTESSSSSASAESSSSSEESTAIQTQLANIPAGISFNRQTSHLTVGCAAVSRVEIFSISGEKVLHSANGTQVFNLDMLPSGIYLVRAKTAEGMQQMKFFKE; this is encoded by the coding sequence ATGCTTAAAAAATTCGCTATCTTCTCCTCAGTCGCCTTTGGGCTTGCCACTTCTGCCCAGGCTCTCATAATTAGCAAGTCCGGCGGCTGGTTCGAAACCGTTTACGCCCAATGGGCTCCGGTCAGCGGGGCGACCCGCTACAACGTTTATTGCGACGGCACCCTGATCGACGATGCGCTCGTCCGCACCTATTCTTCTTATGTACGCGCCGATATTCCGGGCGTGACCGCAGGTTCTCACACGATTCAGGTTGCGGCAGTGACCTCTGGATCGGAAACAGAATCCGCCTCCGTGACCGCAACCGCCATTGCTCACGACCGCGCGGGTTTTGCCTTTAACAACGGTCACGTTCCGGGCGCTTACAACACCGATGGTACGCTCAAGAGCGGCGCAGTCGTCATCTACGTTTCTGAAAACACGAAAAATACGGTCACACTCGACGTTCAAACCAAAAGCAACGGCACAACGACCACGTGCAAAAGCTTCCAGGGCATTTTGAACTGCATGAAGAAAGGTTATGAAACCCGCCCGATCGACTTCCGCTTTATCGGAAACGTTACCGATTCCGATTCTCTCGTCGCAGGCGACATGGTAATCGATCTCGGATCTTCGGAAACTTCTTACCTCACCATCGAAGGCATTGGCGAAGACGCTACTGCAAACGGCTGGGGCATCCGTTTAAAGAACGCGCAAAACGTGGAAATTCGCAATCTCGGCATTATGAATGTGGATAGCGATGAAGGTGACGACATCGGTCTTCAGCAGAACAACGCTTACATTTGGGTGCACAACGTGGACTTCTTCTACGGCGATGCGGGTTCCGACGCCGACCAGGCAAAGGGAGACGGTTCTCTCGACTGCAAAAAATCTACGTACATCACCTTCAGCTACAACCACTTCTGGGACAACGGCAAAAGTAACCTTCTCGGCCTTTCCGAAGGTACCTACAGCTACAATTCCACCGACTACTACATCACCTATCACCACAACTGGTACGATCATTCCGATAGCCGTCACCCGCGCGTGCGCTACTACAACGCCCACGTTTACAACAACTACTACGATGGCAATGCAAAGTATGGCGCAGGCAGCACCGAAGGCTCTTCGATCTTCATGGAAGGCAACTACTTCCGTAACTGCAAATACCCGATGCTCACCTCGATGCAGGGTAGCGACCTTTACGCGGGTACGTCCACGGCAAGCAATGACAACGCCACATTCAGCAAAGAAGACGGCGGAACGATCAAAGCTTACAACAACTACATGACGGGCACTTATACCTTCATTCCTTACGGCGCAAGCTCTTATGTGAATAAGGGTTCCATGGAGACCGCATCTTCGATGGGAGTGGCCACGACGACGGACTTTGACGCCTACGTGGTGGCGAACAAGAGCACTACCGTTCCAAGCAGCATCACTTCAAAGCAAGGCGGACATTATTACAGCAACTTCGACACCGATTCCAAAATGTATGCGTATACGGCAGAATCTCCGGAAAACGCGAAGACGACGGTAGAATCCTATGCCGGACGTATGAACGGTGGCGATTTCGACTGGGCATTCACCGATGCAGATGACGAATCCTATGCGGTGAATACCGCTCTCAAGAGCGCATTGCAATCGTACACGGGCTCCGTCAAGAGCATCCAAGGCGATGGTGAAGTCGTGATTACGAGCTCTAACAGCACAGGCTCATCAAGTTCCGCTACATCTTCGAGTTCTTCCGTTTCTTCGAGCAGTTCTAAAACCTCTTCCAGTTCGACCGTTTCTTCGAGCTCTGTTGCGACTTCCGGAACCATTACCGGCGACATCGTCCACAACTTTACCGAAGACGGCGTGGAAAGCGACGTGTTTGAAATCATGGGAAGTCTCTCTACTACCAAGGGTTCCGTAACCTACGACGGCGAAACTCTGACCCGTTGCCTCAAAATGGAATCTTCGACTTCCATCACGTTCACCCTGAGCACTTCGGGAACGATGCGGCTCGTATTCCTCGAAAGCTTCACCGGAGCCGTGAAAGTGGACGACACCAAGTACACCGCTACTGCGGGCATCGCGACTGTGGACCTTGCCGCAGGATCTCACACGATTACCAAGGCTGACGTCTCCTTCCTCTTCCTAATCGTCATCGATCTCGACGAAAACGGTTCGAGTTCCGCATCTACAGAAAGCAGTTCAAGTTCCGCATCTGCAGAAAGCAGTTCGAGTTCCGAAGAATCGACCGCCATTCAGACGCAGCTTGCGAACATTCCTGCAGGTATTTCCTTTAACCGTCAGACGAGCCACCTCACCGTGGGCTGCGCTGCGGTCAGCCGCGTCGAAATCTTCTCCATCAGCGGTGAAAAGGTTCTCCATTCTGCAAACGGCACTCAGGTCTTCAACCTCGATATGCTGCCGAGCGGCATCTACCTTGTACGCGCCAAGACCGCGGAAGGCATGCAACAGATGAAGTTCTTCAAGGAATAA